A part of Labrys wisconsinensis genomic DNA contains:
- a CDS encoding outer membrane protein, which produces MRTLSCALFAAVLATPAMAADVPQAVEPLAPVPVTLPFSWTGFYVGVNAGAAIDGSDVSNRLGGSFLTSPDAAAYQRQYPGSLGSGSTGFTGGGLLGYNWQFSNFVLGGEADINYAGIDSSSSRAFALTAPFVGNESQRYGLRSDWFGTVRARAGFAWDSLLIYGTGGLAYGDVRASARQTETQGGVTTFDWSGASSDTKVGWTAGAGIEYALDDNWIIGAEYLHVDLGRSRFAMPDAGGSAFTMTGRADAKFDVVRATVKYKF; this is translated from the coding sequence ATGCGCACGTTGAGCTGTGCCCTTTTCGCCGCCGTCCTGGCCACACCCGCCATGGCGGCCGACGTGCCGCAGGCCGTCGAGCCGCTCGCGCCCGTGCCGGTCACGCTGCCGTTCAGCTGGACGGGCTTCTATGTCGGCGTCAACGCCGGCGCGGCCATCGACGGGTCCGACGTGAGCAACCGTCTCGGCGGCTCGTTCCTGACCAGCCCCGACGCAGCCGCCTACCAGCGGCAATATCCCGGCTCGCTCGGCTCGGGCAGCACCGGCTTCACCGGCGGCGGCCTGCTCGGCTACAACTGGCAGTTCTCGAATTTCGTCCTCGGCGGCGAGGCCGACATCAACTATGCCGGAATCGATTCGTCCTCATCGCGTGCCTTTGCGCTGACCGCCCCGTTCGTCGGCAACGAGAGCCAGCGCTACGGCCTGCGGTCCGACTGGTTCGGCACGGTGCGCGCCCGCGCCGGCTTCGCCTGGGACAGCCTGCTGATCTACGGCACGGGAGGCCTCGCCTATGGCGACGTGCGCGCCTCCGCGCGCCAGACCGAGACGCAAGGCGGCGTCACCACCTTCGACTGGTCGGGCGCGAGCTCGGACACCAAGGTCGGCTGGACCGCGGGCGCCGGCATCGAATACGCCCTCGACGACAACTGGATCATCGGCGCCGAATATCTGCATGTCGACCTCGGCAGGTCGCGCTTCGCCATGCCCGACGCCGGCGGCAGCGCCTTCACCATGACCGGCCGCGCCGACGCCAAGTTCGACGTCGTTCGCGCCACGGTGAAATACAAGTTCTGA
- a CDS encoding TetR/AcrR family transcriptional regulator: MTGDSSAARLPGRPRDEDVGPALLAAARRLVVEHGYEAVTTRMIAEAAGAGKQTLYRRWPSKAELVLDAFLAHAVADVDEASRDEGPIGPALAGFIARTFAALAISGAGVRGLMASAQHDAAFRGLFRTRFVEPRREALRRLLRAGIARGDLPAGADVEAAVLLVFGAVWYRLLLDEDIGAPQAERLAAVALDGLRARS, encoded by the coding sequence ATGACTGGGGATTCTTCCGCGGCCCGCCTGCCGGGCCGCCCGCGCGACGAGGATGTCGGCCCGGCCCTGCTGGCCGCCGCCCGCCGGCTGGTGGTGGAGCACGGCTATGAGGCCGTCACCACGCGCATGATCGCCGAGGCGGCCGGCGCGGGAAAGCAGACACTCTACCGCCGCTGGCCCAGCAAGGCCGAGCTGGTGCTCGATGCCTTCCTGGCCCACGCCGTCGCCGACGTGGACGAGGCCAGCCGCGACGAGGGGCCGATCGGCCCGGCGCTGGCCGGCTTCATCGCCCGCACCTTCGCGGCGCTGGCGATCTCGGGCGCCGGCGTCCGCGGCCTGATGGCGAGCGCGCAGCACGATGCGGCGTTCCGCGGCCTGTTCCGCACGCGCTTCGTCGAGCCGCGGCGTGAGGCGCTGCGCCGCCTGCTGCGCGCCGGCATCGCTCGCGGCGATCTGCCGGCCGGAGCCGATGTCGAGGCCGCGGTCCTGCTGGTGTTCGGCGCCGTCTGGTATCGGCTGCTGCTGGACGAGGACATCGGCGCGCCGCAAGCGGAGAGGCTGGCGGCCGTCGCCCTCGACGGGCTGCGCGCGCGCTCATGA
- a CDS encoding quinone oxidoreductase family protein translates to MSTIASRAWRLSGPGGSLAFEPVAVPEPRPGTVRLRMEAVPLLSYLGAYVAGGLPYWYPPGPFTPGTNGIGIVEAIGADVHHLTPGRRVAVSPHLVADELTDEPAQILVGLTGISPDSGPMLADWRHGTLAERVLMPVSVLAPLDGLDHLPSERLAALGKFVVPLGGLLRGRLAPGEVLVVNGASGYFGSAAVLLGLALGAERVVAAGRSPGPLEDLARVAGPRVMPVALTGDVEADTRALREAAGGRGAHLAFDQVGQAADANATLAALRALRRGGRLVLMGSMTAPLPLSYGEVMLNNWEVIGNFMYGRDAYGKAVALLRAGLLGLEAVRITGFALEDLPAAMRHAAAMRGLDCTVVRIAG, encoded by the coding sequence ATGAGCACGATCGCAAGCCGGGCCTGGCGCCTGAGCGGGCCGGGCGGAAGCCTGGCCTTCGAGCCGGTGGCGGTGCCGGAACCGCGGCCCGGCACGGTGCGCCTGCGCATGGAAGCGGTGCCGCTCCTGAGCTATCTCGGCGCCTATGTCGCGGGCGGATTGCCCTACTGGTATCCGCCGGGTCCGTTCACCCCTGGCACCAACGGCATCGGCATCGTCGAGGCGATCGGCGCCGACGTGCATCATCTCACCCCCGGCCGGCGCGTCGCGGTCAGCCCCCATCTCGTCGCCGACGAGCTCACCGACGAGCCGGCCCAGATCCTGGTCGGGCTGACCGGCATCAGCCCTGATTCCGGCCCGATGCTCGCCGACTGGCGCCACGGCACGCTGGCCGAGCGCGTGCTGATGCCGGTCTCGGTGCTGGCGCCGCTCGATGGCCTCGACCACCTGCCGTCCGAGCGCCTGGCCGCCCTCGGCAAGTTCGTGGTGCCTCTCGGCGGCCTGCTGCGCGGCCGGCTGGCTCCGGGCGAGGTGCTGGTGGTGAACGGCGCCTCGGGTTATTTCGGCTCGGCCGCCGTGCTGCTCGGCCTGGCTCTCGGCGCCGAGCGCGTGGTCGCGGCTGGGCGCTCGCCCGGTCCGCTCGAGGATCTCGCCCGCGTCGCCGGGCCGCGCGTCATGCCGGTGGCGCTGACCGGCGACGTCGAGGCCGACACCCGTGCCCTGCGCGAGGCGGCAGGCGGCCGGGGTGCGCACCTCGCCTTCGACCAGGTCGGCCAGGCCGCCGACGCCAACGCCACGCTGGCGGCGCTGCGCGCGCTCCGGCGCGGCGGCCGGCTGGTGCTGATGGGCAGCATGACGGCGCCGCTGCCGCTGAGCTATGGCGAGGTGATGCTCAACAATTGGGAGGTGATCGGCAATTTCATGTATGGCCGCGACGCCTATGGCAAGGCGGTGGCGCTGCTGCGCGCCGGCCTGCTCGGGCTCGAGGCGGTGCGCATCACCGGCTTCGCGCTGGAGGACCTGCCGGCGGCGATGCGCCACGCCGCCGCGATGCGGGGGCTCGACTGCACGGTGGTGCGGATTGCCGGCTGA
- a CDS encoding diguanylate cyclase, which produces MPGFWQGLLANLAIVVAVVSAWTNTRSLLPFSAPLGRPLGFGIVMGLGAILTMLLPVALPGGLSFDLRAALIVNAGLFGGPFTGLVAGAVCLAYRLSIGGIYVWGGSLHIALAMALGIAAHALVAGRPVRRTDILLLALATAVIGKVSLLAVPDWTWIGLMPQTSLPTTMVVLMATLLVGLALHHDERQRALLQANAVYRAVTETLPDCLNAKGLDGRFIVANQATATLMRAASAGALIGRSDFDFFPPDAASRFKADEDDVIARGEAHTIEQHVSFEDGSTIWLSTLKAPIRDDRGRLIGLITHNRDITAKRRLEEDLRTTRKRLEDALEHMADGLVLFDAEGMIQLCNPQYQRLFPLTADLRHPGGRLADILRATVERGEQAAPATSDLGGWVEQRCRAILGTGERLIGLADGRWVEARSRHMSDGGTLILFSDITERKQSEEALALANQKLARLAATDGLTGLTNRRAFDEALQKAFARGGRDAAPLSILLADVDRFKAYNDTYGHQAGDECLRTIARTLQATLRRPADLGARYGGEELAAILPDTPLGGALHVAESLRRAVKSLNLPHSGGAGGVVTISVGVATHTAGQDIRTADELLGRADEALYAAKRGGRDQVRGDASALRAGSRGALKAIS; this is translated from the coding sequence ATGCCCGGGTTCTGGCAAGGGCTGCTCGCCAATCTGGCGATCGTCGTGGCGGTGGTGAGCGCCTGGACCAACACCCGCAGCCTCCTGCCCTTCTCCGCGCCGCTCGGCCGGCCGCTCGGCTTCGGCATCGTGATGGGCCTGGGCGCGATCCTGACCATGCTGCTGCCGGTGGCCCTGCCGGGCGGGCTGAGCTTCGACCTGCGCGCGGCGCTGATCGTCAATGCCGGCCTGTTCGGCGGGCCCTTCACGGGCCTGGTCGCCGGCGCCGTCTGCCTCGCCTATCGCCTGTCGATCGGCGGCATCTATGTCTGGGGCGGCAGCCTGCACATCGCCCTGGCCATGGCGCTCGGCATCGCCGCGCACGCCCTGGTGGCGGGCCGCCCCGTGCGCCGGACCGACATCCTGCTGCTCGCCCTGGCCACGGCCGTCATCGGCAAGGTGAGCCTGCTTGCCGTCCCGGACTGGACCTGGATCGGACTGATGCCGCAGACGTCGCTGCCGACCACGATGGTCGTGCTCATGGCGACGCTGCTGGTCGGCCTGGCCCTGCATCACGACGAGCGCCAGCGCGCCCTGCTCCAGGCCAATGCGGTCTACCGCGCCGTGACCGAGACGCTGCCCGACTGCCTCAACGCCAAGGGGCTGGACGGGCGCTTCATCGTCGCCAACCAGGCCACGGCGACGTTGATGCGGGCCGCTTCGGCCGGGGCTCTGATCGGCCGCAGCGATTTCGACTTCTTCCCGCCGGATGCCGCCTCCCGCTTCAAGGCCGACGAGGATGACGTGATCGCCCGCGGCGAGGCGCATACCATCGAGCAGCACGTCTCCTTCGAGGACGGCAGCACGATCTGGCTCTCCACCCTCAAGGCGCCGATCCGCGACGATCGAGGCCGGCTGATCGGCCTCATCACCCACAACCGCGACATCACCGCCAAGCGACGCCTCGAGGAGGACCTGAGAACCACGCGCAAGCGCCTCGAGGACGCGCTGGAGCACATGGCGGACGGGCTGGTGCTGTTCGACGCCGAGGGCATGATTCAACTCTGCAACCCGCAGTACCAGCGCCTCTTCCCGCTCACCGCCGACCTGCGCCACCCCGGCGGGCGCCTCGCCGACATCCTGCGCGCGACGGTGGAGCGCGGCGAGCAGGCCGCTCCGGCCACGTCCGACCTGGGCGGCTGGGTGGAGCAGCGCTGCCGGGCGATCCTCGGCACCGGCGAGCGCCTGATCGGCCTGGCCGACGGGCGCTGGGTGGAGGCCCGGTCGCGCCACATGAGCGACGGCGGGACGCTGATCCTGTTCTCCGACATCACCGAGCGCAAGCAGTCGGAGGAGGCGTTGGCCCTGGCCAACCAGAAGCTCGCCCGGCTGGCGGCCACGGACGGCCTCACCGGCCTCACCAACCGGCGCGCCTTCGACGAGGCGCTGCAGAAGGCCTTCGCCCGCGGCGGCCGGGATGCTGCGCCGCTCAGCATCCTGCTGGCCGATGTCGACCGCTTCAAGGCCTACAACGACACCTATGGACACCAGGCCGGCGACGAGTGCCTGCGCACCATCGCCCGGACCCTCCAGGCGACCCTGCGACGGCCGGCCGATCTCGGCGCCCGCTATGGCGGCGAGGAGTTGGCGGCCATCCTGCCGGACACGCCGCTCGGCGGCGCGCTGCACGTCGCCGAAAGCTTGCGGCGGGCGGTGAAGAGCCTCAACCTGCCGCACAGCGGCGGCGCCGGCGGCGTGGTGACCATCAGCGTGGGCGTGGCGACCCATACGGCCGGGCAGGACATCCGCACCGCCGACGAGCTCCTCGGCCGGGCCGACGAGGCGCTCTATGCCGCCAAGCGCGGCGGACGCGACCAGGTGCGCGGCGATGCCAGTGCCCTGCGCGCCGGCAGCCGCGGCGCCCTGAAGGCGATCTCCTGA